The Streptomyces sp. HUAS MG91 sequence CGGCCCTGGCGACCTGCTCGACAGTCAACTTCGAGTTGCGCTCCGGGGCCGAACAACAGGCCCTCACGGCGGCGTTCGCCCGCTGGCTCAACTCGCTGACCGTTCCGACTCAGTTGCTGGTGCGTTGTCATCGCGTCGACCTGACCCCGCTGGCAGGCCGGCTCCACGAGGACGCCGCTGCTCTGCCCCACCCGGCCCTGGAGCATGCGGCCCGCGCCCACGCCGACTTCCTCGCTCAACTCGCCACTGGCCGGGACCTGTTGGCCCGCCAAGTCGTCCTGGTCGCCCGCGAACCCGCGCCCGCGCGCGGCGCTGCGCGGCGGGCGGACGCCGACCGCGCCCTGCAGCGCATCAACGAGGCGGACCGTGCGCTCGCCGCGGCCGAGATCACCGTCACGGCGCTGGACGGCCCGCAGAGCGCCGAACTCATCACCTCCGCCTGCAATCCGGACACCCCTGCAGCGGTCGTCGGGTGCGGTGGCTGCAGCATCTCGTCATACGTCATCTCCGCACTGCTGATCTCCTCCCCCACATAGTCGAGCCGCACCTCCCAGTCACCGCCGGGGAACACTCCCAGGTCCAGCACCCCCAAGGCGCACCGCGCCGCGTCGCACAAATCGACGCGGGCGTCCCTGATACGGAACCGGTCATCCCGCGCGGCTCGCGCGGCGAAGTAGTCCACGAAGCCAGCGCTCATCTTTGACAGGGTCGGGCGCAAGGGAA is a genomic window containing:
- a CDS encoding PrgI family protein; protein product: MSDPIDDHVTSARIPSDISRSDKIVGPFTARQAAFLAVGALVLYGGWWLSRPYLDPLAYAALVIPIAGTITAIALGRREGVDLDRFLLAAVAHARTPKRRVHAPESVGPLPDLVPTRMARAAGRAPAAMRMPHRGVAPAGVLDLRSEGKAALATCSTVNFELRSGAEQQALTAAFARWLNSLTVPTQLLVRCHRVDLTPLAGRLHEDAAALPHPALEHAARAHADFLAQLATGRDLLARQVVLVAREPAPARGAARRADADRALQRINEADRALAAAEITVTALDGPQSAELITSACNPDTPAAVVGCGGCSISSYVISALLISSPT